The proteins below come from a single Eubacterium limosum genomic window:
- a CDS encoding demethoxyubiquinone hydroxylase family protein, with translation MPSFGDPFAANVERKMTKKELAQAIRLDLAGELEAIYLYDAHAQATDDPVAKKVLEDIRDEEKAHMGELTTLLRYLDPVEAELFEEGAEEVHEMLEELGIESGSSEAQTAEGPTVGSLIED, from the coding sequence ATGCCATCTTTTGGAGATCCATTTGCAGCAAATGTGGAACGAAAAATGACTAAGAAGGAACTGGCTCAGGCCATCCGCCTCGATTTAGCGGGAGAGCTTGAAGCGATTTATTTATACGATGCCCATGCACAGGCGACAGACGATCCTGTCGCTAAAAAGGTGTTAGAGGACATCCGTGATGAAGAAAAGGCCCATATGGGTGAACTGACAACGCTGCTGCGTTATCTGGACCCTGTGGAGGCTGAGTTGTTTGAGGAAGGTGCTGAGGAAGTTCACGAAATGCTGGAAGAGCTCGGTATTGAATCGGGCAGCAGTGAAGCCCAGACAGCAGAAGGCCCGACAGTCGGCAGCCTGATTGAAGATTAG
- a CDS encoding UPF0182 family protein: protein MKKGKKAFWTVVVAVVVVLAILLSLNHFYVDYLWFSEMGYLNVFFKELVTKAQIGAPVFVVLLVLLFFYLKFLKKISERYLGITQAVRTKREKTIGAVLSVVAAAVITGFIANSLWSEILQFTNATDFGSTDPLFGKDLSFYFFTLPLLKGAYGVVMTCFFGMVILTLLYTVFVMYREKDFRIQTAQSMDDFKSGAKDIFTTFLTLASKQIGVFLGIFFLLLAFSSFISRYEMLYGGTGMVYGAGASDITIGMKVLYVKIALCLVLAVTSVIAGFRKNYKMMVAGPVLLIIVALLGGVGQAAYEYLSVVPNQYTKEAPYIEKNIASTQKAYGLDKVTIKDFSPTQSITAQDIQENEATISNIPINDQKPTKDMYNSLQGIRNYYKFYDVDVDRYFVDGKYTQVFLGTREMENSALPDDAKTWVNQHLKYTHGFGVAMSPVNKTNSVGQPELIVKDIPPVTDTQSLEIEQPRVYFGEGDYKYVVTNAANPEFDYPEGDDNKETYYEGTGGIKLSLLNRLSFALYYGSPEMLLTSEITSDSKILINRNVMDRVSKLAPFLEYDNKPYMALADGKQYWIVDGFTTSSKYPYAQPYDKTTGKNYIKNPVKVVVDAYNGDVTFYKVDDEPVLETYSKIFPGLVKDISEMPKGLKEHIRYSKTLFDIQSDIYKTYHMSNPQVFYNREDQWETANQFFGSSKEEVPIDSSYTIMKLPDRQTEFMLTTTFTPRNKDNMIAWLAGVSDGDDYGQLLLYQFPKQQLVYGPMQIEQRIDQNTTISPQLTLLSQQGSTVLRGNLMTIPIEDAIIYVEPIYIQASAGENNLPEVKKVIVSYQNEIVMADSLNQALGQIFNYDAGEAPASANTAVSTATPNNSTSTSAADLSIRANQLFQEAQNAQKSGDWAGYGSKLNELQDVLNQLQQATGASQTQ, encoded by the coding sequence ATGAAAAAAGGAAAAAAAGCCTTCTGGACAGTCGTGGTGGCCGTAGTGGTCGTTCTCGCGATTCTTTTGTCCCTCAACCATTTTTACGTAGACTATCTCTGGTTTAGTGAAATGGGTTATCTCAACGTCTTTTTTAAGGAGCTGGTCACTAAAGCGCAGATCGGTGCACCGGTATTTGTGGTGCTGCTGGTGCTGCTCTTCTTCTACCTGAAATTCTTAAAAAAGATTTCGGAACGTTACCTGGGTATTACCCAGGCAGTGCGAACAAAACGGGAAAAAACCATTGGTGCAGTACTGTCAGTGGTGGCAGCGGCTGTAATTACCGGTTTTATAGCGAACAGCCTGTGGTCTGAAATTCTTCAGTTTACCAATGCCACGGATTTCGGCTCGACAGACCCGCTGTTTGGAAAGGACCTGTCCTTTTACTTCTTTACACTGCCGTTATTAAAGGGCGCTTATGGTGTGGTCATGACCTGCTTCTTTGGCATGGTCATTCTGACGCTTTTGTATACTGTTTTTGTCATGTACCGGGAAAAAGATTTTCGGATTCAGACAGCCCAGAGTATGGACGATTTTAAGAGCGGCGCCAAGGATATTTTTACCACTTTTCTGACCCTGGCCTCCAAGCAGATTGGCGTATTTTTGGGAATATTTTTCCTGCTTCTGGCTTTCAGCAGCTTTATCAGCCGTTATGAAATGCTCTATGGCGGAACGGGAATGGTCTACGGAGCGGGCGCTTCGGATATCACCATTGGCATGAAGGTGCTTTATGTGAAGATTGCCCTGTGTCTGGTTCTGGCGGTTACCTCTGTGATTGCGGGATTCCGCAAGAATTACAAGATGATGGTAGCCGGTCCGGTGCTTCTGATTATCGTGGCTCTTCTGGGCGGCGTGGGACAGGCAGCTTACGAATACCTGTCGGTTGTGCCAAACCAATATACAAAGGAAGCACCTTACATTGAAAAGAATATCGCCAGTACGCAAAAGGCTTATGGCCTGGATAAGGTAACCATCAAGGATTTTTCACCGACCCAGAGCATTACCGCCCAGGATATTCAGGAAAATGAAGCGACCATCAGCAATATCCCCATCAATGATCAGAAGCCAACCAAGGATATGTACAATTCCCTGCAGGGGATCAGAAACTATTATAAGTTTTACGACGTGGATGTGGACCGTTATTTTGTAGACGGCAAATATACCCAGGTATTCCTGGGAACGCGTGAAATGGAAAATTCGGCTCTGCCGGATGATGCGAAAACCTGGGTGAACCAGCACCTGAAATATACCCACGGCTTTGGTGTTGCCATGTCACCTGTAAATAAAACCAATTCTGTAGGGCAGCCAGAGCTTATCGTCAAGGACATTCCGCCTGTGACAGATACCCAGAGCCTTGAAATCGAACAGCCAAGGGTTTACTTCGGTGAAGGGGATTACAAATATGTGGTCACCAACGCGGCTAATCCGGAATTTGACTATCCGGAAGGGGATGACAATAAAGAGACCTATTACGAAGGCACTGGCGGTATTAAGCTGTCACTGCTTAACCGACTCTCCTTTGCCTTGTATTACGGTTCTCCTGAGATGCTGCTGACCAGTGAAATTACCTCAGACAGTAAAATTCTCATCAACCGGAATGTGATGGATCGAGTGTCCAAGCTCGCGCCGTTCTTAGAGTATGACAACAAGCCTTACATGGCGCTGGCGGATGGCAAGCAGTACTGGATTGTGGATGGTTTTACCACCAGTAGCAAGTACCCATACGCCCAGCCTTATGACAAAACCACAGGCAAGAACTATATCAAAAACCCTGTAAAGGTAGTGGTGGACGCCTACAATGGTGACGTCACCTTCTATAAGGTAGACGATGAGCCTGTGCTTGAAACTTATAGCAAGATTTTCCCGGGACTGGTCAAAGATATTTCTGAGATGCCTAAGGGCCTGAAAGAGCATATCCGTTACTCCAAAACCCTGTTTGACATCCAGTCCGATATTTATAAAACCTACCACATGAGCAACCCTCAGGTATTCTATAACCGCGAGGACCAGTGGGAAACCGCCAATCAGTTCTTTGGCTCGTCCAAGGAGGAGGTGCCCATTGACTCGTCCTATACGATTATGAAGCTGCCGGACCGCCAGACTGAGTTTATGCTGACAACGACCTTTACCCCTAGGAACAAGGACAATATGATTGCCTGGCTGGCTGGGGTATCGGACGGGGACGATTATGGACAGCTGCTGCTGTACCAGTTTCCCAAACAGCAGCTGGTTTACGGCCCCATGCAGATCGAGCAGCGGATCGACCAGAATACCACCATATCCCCGCAGCTGACACTGCTGAGCCAGCAGGGCTCCACGGTGCTGCGCGGGAACCTGATGACCATTCCCATCGAAGATGCCATCATCTATGTTGAACCGATTTATATTCAGGCCAGCGCTGGTGAGAATAACCTGCCAGAGGTCAAAAAGGTGATTGTGAGCTACCAGAACGAGATCGTCATGGCAGATTCCCTGAACCAGGCCCTCGGCCAGATTTTTAACTATGACGCAGGCGAAGCGCCGGCATCGGCCAATACCGCTGTTTCTACGGCGACGCCGAACAACAGCACCTCCACAAGCGCGGCGGATCTTTCGATCCGGGCAAACCAGCTGTTTCAGGAAGCCCAGAACGCGCAGAAATCAGGCGACTGGGCTGGCTACGGCAGTAAGCTCAATGAGCTTCAGGATGTATTGAACCAGCTGCAGCAGGCAACTGGCGCGTCACAGACACAATAG
- a CDS encoding family 1 encapsulin nanocompartment shell protein — protein MDYLSREAAPFGDALWEQIDTTIVETLKKYLVGRRFLPLYGPLGPGAQSVAVDSSDKDENFEDGVVQTTGRKFVELVQLYEDFPLFWRDLEASERTGVPIDLSAAARAAQASAKAEDQLIFFGNKALGADGLLTVPGRNTIKMDDWAEGQNAFANVAAGASMLVEKDMLGRLALVMGPDLFFKLQRIQPGTGVMEIDRIKSLLDGRIYRSNALAGKAVLVCAEAQYMDLAVGQDLAAAYLELVNLNHYFRILETAALRIKNSEAIVVFE, from the coding sequence ATGGATTATTTATCAAGAGAAGCCGCGCCCTTTGGCGACGCCCTTTGGGAACAGATTGACACGACCATTGTCGAGACATTGAAGAAGTATCTGGTCGGCCGCCGATTCCTGCCGCTTTACGGTCCCCTTGGCCCAGGCGCCCAGTCAGTTGCAGTTGACAGCAGTGACAAGGATGAAAACTTTGAGGACGGTGTGGTGCAGACCACAGGACGAAAATTTGTGGAGCTGGTACAGCTGTATGAGGACTTTCCGTTATTCTGGAGAGACCTGGAAGCCAGCGAGAGAACCGGCGTGCCGATAGATCTTTCCGCAGCGGCCCGCGCGGCACAGGCCAGCGCAAAGGCTGAGGATCAACTGATTTTCTTTGGTAATAAAGCGCTGGGCGCAGACGGTCTGCTGACCGTACCCGGCAGAAATACCATTAAGATGGACGACTGGGCAGAAGGACAGAACGCTTTTGCCAATGTCGCCGCCGGCGCTTCCATGCTGGTGGAAAAGGATATGCTCGGCCGTCTTGCTCTGGTCATGGGGCCAGATCTCTTTTTTAAGCTTCAGCGGATTCAGCCGGGAACCGGCGTCATGGAAATTGACCGTATCAAGAGCCTGCTGGATGGGCGGATTTACCGTTCAAACGCATTGGCCGGAAAAGCCGTTCTGGTCTGTGCCGAAGCCCAGTACATGGATTTGGCAGTCGGCCAGGATCTGGCCGCGGCCTACTTAGAGCTGGTTAACCTGAACCACTATTTCAGAATTCTCGAAACTGCGGCGCTTCGCATTAAGAACAGTGAAGCCATCGTTGTATTTGAATAA